In the genome of Malania oleifera isolate guangnan ecotype guangnan chromosome 5, ASM2987363v1, whole genome shotgun sequence, the window aatgttcttcaaccagacaagttcatAGGTAGTGTAAGTCATAGCTCTATATactgattcagcacttgaccttgccaTTACAATTTGTTTCTAACTTTTCCAAGAAGCCAAATTAacaccaaccaagatacaataccTAGTGGTGGATCTTTGATCGGAAGGCGATCCAGCCCAATTGACatttgtatatccatggatataagtgtgagcCTGATCACGACATAAAAGACCTCTcttaggtgcacctttgagatatctcaagatgcgaattactgtgtcccaatgacttgtcctctgAGAAtttagaaattgactcacaacacttgttgcaaaagatatatccgatCGAGTAACTATGAGATAGTTCAACTTTCCTACAAGTCTTTggtattgtccaggattaggtaacaaatcacccatatccgatATTAACTTCTTGtgaggatccatgggtgtatcaaccggtttagatcccaacaagttAGTTTCATctaacagatcaagaacatacttcctttgtaaCACAATAGTTTCGATACAagatcttgatacttctatacccTAGAAGTATTTTGAGGTCTCAAATCTTTGGTCtaaaacttagtttgtagaaaaagtttgagactttgAATACCTTTGTCATCATCATCTGTaataagaatatcatccacataaacaacaagaaggatcctacttgATGAAATATGATGATAAAACACGAAATGATCCACAATACACcatcgaagaccaaactcaagtactacagcgTTGGAGCAACCATGTCATGCTCTGGGAGACTATTTTAAAACCATATAAAGTCTTCtttgagccgacacactaagcctgacttcccttgagcaacaaaccgaggtggttgctccatataaacctcctcctcaaggtcaccatgcaagaagacattttttacatctaactaatgcaaaggccagtgacaagtattagccaaggagatgaatagatgtactgatgtaagtttggcaatcggagaaaaagtatcagaataattCAAATTATACACAGTGTATCCCTTAGTAGCAAAACGGGCCTTGAGGCGAACCACAGAACCATCAGgtttgactttcacagtgtaaacaCAACGACGACCGACCACAtacttgtcaggaggaagaggtaccaagtctcAAGTACCATTGTCGTGTAAAGCATTCATCTTTTCAACCATAGCATACCTCCACTTTGAATGGGCTAGGGCTTTCgaaatagatttaggaagggtagtagatgatagagcaatgacaaaacaataataggagggtgataaggagtcataagaaacatagttgggAATGGCGTATTGAGTACATGTGTGTTTACCTTTCCGAAcaacaataggaggatcaacatcatgggaagtatgatcattAGACAAAGAAACCAAAAGCATGGTaatagaagctagaggggactctcttcatTGGAGCTGCCGttgtgaatacacctgcaaattaggatgattaaggagatgagaaggactcgaactacatggagactcagatggttggttggttgggcaaggacagcaATGTAGAATCTGGatgattaggcaaaggaagaaaCTCATTGAACTCAGAAGCGCTTAGTAACTGGGTGGAGTAAGATGTAGACTTAAAGGAGGTAACATCAGCAAAAACAAAGAAGTGATGTAGCATAGGACTATAGCAACGATATCCTTTTGAGTATACGAGTAGcttagaaagacacattttatagcacgaggatccaagtTAACAACCCCatgagttagttgatgaacaaaggacacacacccaaatatacgaggaagagaaaataaaggtgaattaggaaagagaatggagtagggaattttaccactaaaaATAGAGGATGGCATTTTGTTGATAAGATAACAAGCATTAAGtatagcatcactccaaaacactttaggtacatgcatttgataaagtaaagtgcgagtgatttcaagaagatgtctatttttctgCTCTACAAcctcattttgttgaggagtgtgggcataTGATGATTGATGAGCAATACCAAactaagtagtgaattgtgcactgaaaaACTCTATTGCATTGTCACGTCATTTGAACTGGCAAACCAAgttgagtctttatttcaaaacaaaaggcacaaaatacatgaaattacttaaaacgatcttttattaaatataaccaagtcattcttgaataatcatccacaaaggttatgAAGTATTGGAAACCCAACTTGGATACGATCCTACTAGGACCCTATACAtctgaatgaactaacataaaaagGCTTGCAACCAGTTTATTGACCCAAGAAGCGAAAGAAacacgatggtgctttcccaatTGACATGTCTCACAATCGAGATTAAACACAGAACTCAAACTAGGACATGTCTCACAATCGAGACTAAACACATAACTCAAACTAggacaagacattttaacttttccaatgaaggatgacccaagCGACAATGAATTCGGAAAAGTGTAGCAGCAATAGTGCAGGCAGTAGAAGGAGATAGTGGCTCAAAGTTATAGAGTCCACCAGCTTCACGCCCTCCACCAAtcgtcttcctcatcttcaaatcctgaataaccacagaatcagggaagaatgtcactaaacaattcatgaatttagtaattttgctaagggacataagattgaaaggaaattttgGAATACATAAAattgaaggaagagaaatagaagtaTTGGGATTTATAATCTCAATTCCCTTGACTGCAGTAGTGGATCCATAAGcaagtaacacaaggtaaatttgcggGACATTGAAGAGTGGAAAAGAAGCTAGGTATACCTATGATATGATTAATGGCAGcagagtctatgacccaaggactaggacgagaagcACTGGATGACAGGCATTCCGTGTGATTACCCATTTGGGCAAGaaatgcaatgggaagagaagcttgttgtgataCTTGATAttgctggaacttggaatactttTCTTTTGACATAGAGACAGTATGTTGCCCCCCACTCAACCCCAAAGGCGAggagtcggtggtggctgcattggctgcccccaaaggtgtgaaatcagtggtggctgcattggcaacacgtgaaggtctGTCGTAAGATCCCAACACTACTCAATGCTGTGATTATttcgtccacaatgagtgcacttgcgaggagtacCTTTGCCTCTTTAGTCTCTACCACTACGACTACTCAAACCACCACAATAACTTTTgcagttgtttggtagagaactagaatcactctGTGTAGCAAAAGATGTCCTCTCAGAGCCAAATGCAAGAGCAGGAGAATGAGTGCTAAAGGAAGGTAGAATGAGTGTTAAAGGAAGCATgaaggacacgagaataaacatAAGCAAATGATGGTAGCTCGACACTACTAAGTATTTGGGACTGAACTACCTCAAACCCAAGTCTCAAACTTGCTAGAACACGAAGAATTGTCATCTACtccctctgcttctgcatctcacaAACACTGGCAGTTATAGGTTGGAcgacgttaagctcctcatgaatacactTTATCTCTCCAAAATGATTTGCAATGCTCttatctccttgttgtaattgaaagtactcttgggataaatcatacatacgtgtaatgttactggagtatagaagcttgacataatcccaaatctccttgcacgtatctagatgcacACACATTCgtgcaatttgtggctccatcaaattccataaaagggaaacaatcaattcatcttcttgaacccacacGCCTTTTCTCTTCTCATCCGAAGAATcaaattggagcaagtggtcagatttccctaatcctgctaaataaatccAAACAGCTTTAGatcattgaacatagttctttccattcaacttttgagtcgttatttgtggcagcaatgtaggaaacaaatttttgggattcatagattccatctcAACACTCACAAATCATCAATCACACCAAAAACACGAAGAACACTCAAAACTAATCGGGACATTCACAGACTATGTGAAGCACCGTCGCACTGACAgacaaggtgaacaactcaccaatGGATATAGCTCTGCCAcagcactcacaaatcagcaatcacaccaaaaacaagaaaaacaatcAATAATTGAaacaatcacaaaccatgtgAAGCATTGACGCAATCACggacaaggtgaacaactcatTGACGGATATAGCATggcacagcctcacaactgaacatacgaACGCTGCCatggctccaaaaaactcacaaggaAGCCTTCGCAAACCCTAAATATAAAGTAACGGAATACTGCGAGTGCATGGTCAAAGaaggttgaatttttgagcaaaaaactggcctaacagcttgataatatagtataaagaaggaattggagcATGGCaacaggaagaaaaaaaaaagtggccaGAATTGCACTCACGCGCCGGTGCGAGGGATTGGCCTTGCCGGCATTTGGCTGGCACGTGGGGGCGCGTGGAGTGCCCTCCagcgatggggttttgtggggtgggtcgtcgggggggggggggggggttggttcTGATTATGGGTATACGGTTGGTTGTGCTTTAGTATGGGATAGAGGTGGATTAGGGAAGAACAACCGTGGGAATGGTGTTTTCTGGCAACAACTGAGGGAAATAGGGTTTAGATAGATTCATGCTCTGGTACCAtgttaatatttgattaaaaataaatgatctaacttgaagataggtctctacCTCTATTTCTAATACAAATTTAattacattctaatgacaataatacccttactaataactctcactaattaacatactaacacactcaataataatactaaaaaactTATATGACCTCTAACACTGTTTACCAAGGCTGCTGAATTTTGTAAACAGACTAGATTTATCATTTAATTCAATATATTGTAACTCCATATTTactttgtttgctaaaaaaagATGCTGAAAACTATAGTGATGTTGACTTGCATGATGACGTATAAAACTCCAAAATGTATATTCTTCTTTTTCTCCCCATAACCACCCCTAccccatccccccccccccccccccccaaaaaaagaaaaaaaattattctgaaCTTTCGTGCTTATCATTTTGCTGAGGCGATCACATTTCTGAGCTTgtgagttgtttttttttttcccttgtgaTCTCTTTCCTTCTGGTTGATTATTGATGATTGCATCCTTTTCACACAACATGGTAACCATATCGTGGATACTGTTGTTGCTTGTGGGTTGTGCCAAATTAGGCTAATAAAAAGTCTCAATTGTTTGGTGGGGGGTAAGGTGGCTGCTATTGTGTCTTTTTGGGAAGAATGGAGTGGATTGGAATTTGAAACTTGAACTTTGAGTTCGAGGATGTCGAGGCCTTTACGGAAGAAACTATAGAACCAACATCCATCCACACATGATGGAAACTGTTAGATAACCAGTTAGATGGCAAAAACTCTACTTTTTGTGTTAAAATTTCTCACAACCAAGTCAGAAGTGGATAACTGGTTGGAAACAGTTCATTATTGCTTTATGCCAACTGGTTTATCTTGTTCTTTGTTGCTGCAAACTATTGGCTCATGACCATCACTAGAAAAGCATGGATGGATGCACAGCATTGTGTGATTTGGCACATTTGGAAAGAAAGGAATATGAGAGCCTTCAAAGGAAGGAGTATGTGGTATAGAAACTAAAGAGTGCTCTGATATGTACTTTGTTTTATTGGTGCTCTGGACTTTCTACCCCAGATCGCTCTATTTGGCTAgattttttttgacttttttttttggtctcAATTGATGTGTTTGGGCTGGCACCAGCCACACCACCATCATGCCTTTTCATTCATACTTTTGAACCAAAAAAAGGAATATGAATTGTAATCTTCCTGGTTGCACTCCATGTTTTAATTTGGCAATTGAAATTGttctattttttcattttttgaatgaaaTCGCTGTGCCTGTTTTTTGTCAGTGTCGTGATTATTTTCATTCGTGGAGGTTTCTTTGTTTGCTTGATTATCTAATGATTACTTGTATAAGCAGGATAATATATTTGAATGGCAATTTGCAATCAGAGGGCCTTCTGATTCTGAGTTTGAAGGAGGAATTTATCATGGAAGGATCCAGTTACCTGCAGAGTACCCATTTCAGCCTCCTTCATTTATGCTTTTGACTGTAATGACCTAATTTCCCCTCTTAACTCATGTTGTTTAGATCTGTGTGTGTGGATGTGTGTGTTTGCCCATGCACATATATTGAGTAACTTTCATGGAGCTTTTAAAGTTTATCATTTGTCTAGTGGTTATCTTGGGGTTAAGCAagttaaatttcaatttttagattAAATTTATCATCCATCAGATGTCCTTTTTAAAGTTTTACTGTGCCTATCTCAGCCAAATGGTCGCTTTGAAACACAAACCAAGATATGTCTAAGCATATCAAATCATCATCCCGAACATTGGCAACCATCATGGAGTGGTAAGTTGGTTTTTCTTTTGGCATATTTTGTCTTATATGTTCTATGTTTTAGATGTTCAGGATGAATGAACTGTGAAACTGATTTCCATATGTTACTTTTTTAAGTCACATATGATATGCTTCATGGTCTTATGTTTGAGGATTTCTATCTAATTGTTTGTGGAAAGCATTGAGGTTTGATGTTCCTTCCCTCATCTTGGATATCTCGCCCTCTTAGCTTGTAATATGTCTTAATAGAATTTCTTTCATTATCTAAATCGAACAAGGTTTATGTTCTCCTTTCTCTGTGCTTGGGAATGGCTCTGTAAGAATGAGTTTATAAGCATATTTAAATACTATCAGACAATTTTAAGTTAGTGTTCTTAAAATCATGGAGCTACACCATTTTTCTGTCTGCATGTAAGCGGAGGCTACACCAATATAGAATTTTTGGGCAAGTAAATCTTTGGACAGAAATAATCTGGCAAAGGACAACTAAGAGtggaaaattcaaattttttgtgCAAATGAAAAAATTGTCATGATCATGCATCCACTGATCATGTATACGGTTGGTGGATGTATTAGCAAAACTATTTAGATAAATATTTGAGTTGAGTCTTTTAGAATATGTAATTTGGATATGCTTTGCTGGATTTGCTTTTGTTTTACAAAATTCACAAAGCATCATTTATGTACATGGTTATTTTGCCTCTAGACAAGTTTTATCTAGGATTTTTTGTCCATTGACGATTTGTATTCTCCTGGCTGATGTTTGACAGTTCGAACTGCTTTAGTAGCATTGATTGCATTCATGCCCACCGACCCAGGTGGTGCTTTGGGTTCTTTGGATTATCCTAAGAAAGATAGGCGGGCTCTAGCTATCAAATCTCGTGAAGGACCCCCAAAATTTGGTACTCCCCAACGTCAAATGCTAATTGATGAGGTAATTTTTCACTTTTAAAGTTTTTAATacgtgtttcttgtagttcttccTAAGAATACAATTATGACAAATATCAATTTCAGTTATTTGCCAAATCGGTGTGAAATATGGGAGTTCTTGAAATTTATTTTAGAGTAGGGGGCTTGTGGATGTGTGAACTGACATGTTCATTATTTAAATTGGAGTCATTAGGATAAAAAATTTTTTTAGGTGCAAGAAGTTGCTGACagcagaaaattaaaataaatcatgagaaatatttaaattttgaaatggtTGCTTCCATTCTGAGACACGTTTTGTATGCCATGAAAAGCAATGGACTCATTCAACACGTTATGCAAAATACTGTGGGCTTGCTCTTTTTAAGTGATCTTGGATCAAAATCTACCCATATTTGTAATACTGTAATTTTTAAACCTCCTGCGCTGAACAAattgttttattgaaaattttaaaaaatgttcaaatTCTTGATTATTCCATCCTCCACTAACTGAGCCTTTTGTGAATTATAGATTCATCATTATATGCTGAGGAAGGCACCCCCGGTTCCCCCAGTAGCTTCTACGCAGATGCCTGAACAGCTCCCAGTCAACAGCGCAAGTGATGCTCTCCAGGTTGATCATCAGAATGCTGATGCTGTAGCTGAAAGAGTGGAGCAGGCTGCCAACCCAGAAATGAATGATATGATTGTGGAAGACATGCGTGAGGTTCGTTGGAATGCAAATGCGGGCCCCTTGCGAGTCAGTTTTAGCGCTGGATTGAGAGTAACACGACGGGTTACGGTTGATCCAAATGTGCAGTTGCAGAGGCAAGGAGCTCAAGGATGGAGGCTTTTTGATGATCAGTTGTTCACTTTGGCAGCTGTTGGGTTAGCCATTGCGATCGCAGTTTTGTTGATAAAGAAGTTCCTGAAATCAGATGGATAGTGTTAGTGGCATAGATGGATTGTAGTGAGTTCTATTTTGGGTTGATAGTTTCCATCAAGCTGCCATTTGTCAGTTGGGCAATTATTTTTTCCCATCCCTTTATAAAAGAACGACCGGGGGGAGAGAGGGGGTGTGGTTGTTGGGGGGTGAATGGGAACAGTAGATATTTCAAGCTTGTTATTGTGGTAGCTCTTTGTAACCTAGTCTTGCAAAATACATAACCATTTTCTTCCATCCTTGTTGACAGACACTAACCAGATGTTGGCTTTCATGAGACTTGCAGGAATTAGGATTTTACTTTTGTGGATTAAGTTGGGAATATGGCTATTTGCAACATTTTACCTTTAGGAGTTAAGTctgaagcctctctctctctctctctctctctctctctctctctctctctcacacatacacacacacacacacacacaataatcATCGGAACATAATGTGACAGATTCGATCATGGCACATCTATGTTTGATTCTTAAATTAATCAGagcttaatttaaaattttaaaagaatgatgatgacaaaattttatatatagctacaatttttgttttaaaatcttgTGACGCATTTAAAGTTTTCAAAGAACAGATGTTGGCTTTCACGAGATTTGTAGGAATTAAGATTTTACTTTTGTGGATTAAGTTGGGAATATGGCTATTTGCAACATTTTACCTTTAGGAGTTAAGTCTGAAGCcttactcctctctctctctctctctctctctctctctctctctctcataataATCATCAGAACATAATGTGACAGATTTGATCATGGTAGTGTAGGAAGGTTACAATGTTTTATTCTTAAATTAATCAGagcttaatttaaaattttaaaagaatgatgatgacaaaattttatatatagctacaatttttgtttttaaattcatgaGACACAAATTTAAAGTTTTCAAAGAATAAGTAATGAGAAAATTCAAAAGAAACAATGTTTTAGACTTTGTCTTCCACCATTCGTGGCTCCTGATTGTTCCTTTCCACTTCCCTGCAGAGTAAAATCATTCCAACCCACATGATGCCCTTCACAACCCTGACCATTCCAATGGTCACAGTCAGGTAATACAGCCACCAGCCAACAAATTCATTCAACCCAGCTCCCATTGACAGTTTCTTCTCGATCTCAACCACCATAACCAGAAATCCGACCTCGTCCCTCAACCTCCACCACCACAAACCACCGACGCTTAAGGCTGCAGCCACCCTCTCAGCCCACTTTTCCTCCTTTGCAACCCCAAAAACCGTGTCATCCACCACCGGCTTCACCACCATTCTCGACCAATAACACATTGCTTCGTGCAAGCCTATGAAAAACACCACCCCACTGAACAAACTTCTTTCGTTTCCAAAGCCACCAAAGCCCTCAACTCCGGCGGACATGCTCCCCTCGATCCCCAAACACACACAAACTTGTAGAGTGCTTAGGAAAGCCCATGCAACGTACAAATGGGGTTGGAAAATAGGCCTCGGGGATTCGCTGAGAAAGGTAGTACTCCGACCGGTGAAGCCGTGGACCAGAGAAGCCACAAGGACAATGGAGACAAGAGCATGGAGAAGAGTTGGGTTTGTGTATAGGAAGATGGAGAGAAGAGGGGAGAAGTAGGGGTTTTGGTGaggagggtttagggttaggagaTAGTGAGCAATGGAAAGCCTTGATAGTAAAAGAAAGGAGAGGGGGAGGAGGAGGCTAAGAAGAGTGAGTGTGAGGAGGTGAAATGGTTCCTTAAAGGTGGCAAAGCTTGCGAGCAGCGCAATGATCATCTTCACATTTTGTTCACATTTCTTCCAACCCATTTGTGCTCTAAAGCAAGAAGTGGGGGAAAAGGCTTTAAGCTTGGTCTCTATATATGTGATTTAATAAGTTGATGATTTCCAAGAAGGAATTTGGAGTGGTG includes:
- the LOC131156777 gene encoding ubiquitin-conjugating enzyme E2 32-like → MAEEKHNLKNPAVKRILQEVKEMQENPSDDFMSLPLEDNIFEWQFAIRGPSDSEFEGGIYHGRIQLPAEYPFQPPSFMLLTPNGRFETQTKICLSISNHHPEHWQPSWSVRTALVALIAFMPTDPGGALGSLDYPKKDRRALAIKSREGPPKFGTPQRQMLIDEIHHYMLRKAPPVPPVASTQMPEQLPVNSASDALQVDHQNADAVAERVEQAANPEMNDMIVEDMREVRWNANAGPLRVSFSAGLRVTRRVTVDPNVQLQRQGAQGWRLFDDQLFTLAAVGLAIAIAVLLIKKFLKSDG
- the LOC131156107 gene encoding uncharacterized protein LOC131156107, which gives rise to MGWKKCEQNVKMIIALLASFATFKEPFHLLTLTLLSLLLPLSFLLLSRLSIAHYLLTLNPPHQNPYFSPLLSIFLYTNPTLLHALVSIVLVASLVHGFTGRSTTFLSESPRPIFQPHLYVAWAFLSTLQVCVCLGIEGSMSAGVEGFGGFGNERSLFSGVVFFIGLHEAMCYWSRMVVKPVVDDTVFGVAKEEKWAERVAAALSVGGLWWWRLRDEVGFLVMVVEIEKKLSMGAGLNEFVGWWLYYLTVTIGMVRVVKGIMWVGMILLCREVERNNQEPRMVEDKV